The DNA window GCGTTCGAGAAAACCGAAGGCGGCCTCTGGCGCTGCAATACGACCACGCTTCAGCCGATCGATTTCGGCACTGCGCTGAGCGGGCCTTGATTGCTTGAGCCGCAGGTTGGGTTTGCTCGAATACGCCTGGCGATCGATTGACGCCTGCCAACTGAATCAATTTGAACCGTTTTTCCGATGCTGCAGCGCATCCGAAGTGGGCGGGATTTCGTTTGGCGGAAAAAGATGACGATGCAAATTTTCTCTTTTTGTCTTCGCGTCGTCCCTTGATTGACGCCGTCCTCACCGCGGGCATAGCATCCCGACAGATCCGCTAGAGATCGATGGGAGGAAGAGATGACATGTGTCGCACGTCAATTCTGTTCGCCTTTTTTTCTTGATGCCAAAATCCGTCTTGACGCGAAATCCGGCTGCCACTGGCCGGCGCGTCTCGCGCTCGCCGCGGGCCTTGCCGTTCTCGCTCCGCTCGGCGCGAACGCCCAAACCACCGATCAGTTGGTCAAGGGGGCGACCGACACCTCGAACGTCCTCAATTACGGCATGGGCTATAATCTGCAGCGGTTCAGTCCGCTCACCCAGATCAACAAGGATAACGCCAAAAATCTGGTTCCGGTCTGGAACTACAGTTTGGCCGACGACCGAAGCGAGGAGTCGCAGCCGCTGGTCTACCAGGGCGTCATCTATGTCACCAGCAACAGCGCCACGATGGCGGTCGACGCAAAAACCGGCAAGCAGATCTGGAAGACCAAGGTCGAATACCCCGCGGAAACGCCGCGCATCGTGTGTTGCGGCATCATCAATCGCGGCGTCGCTATCCACGAGGGCAAGCTGTTCCGCACCACCCTCGATGCCAATGTCATCGCGCTCGATGCCAAGACCGGCAAGGAACTCTGGCGTCAGAAGACGGCCGATATCAAGGAGGGCTACTCGATGACGGTGGCACCACTGGTCGCTGACGGGGTGGTCCTCACCGGCATCTCCGGGGCAGAGTTCGGCACCCGTGGTTTCATCGACGGCTGGGATCCGGAGACCGGCAAGCATCTGTGGCGCACCTATACGGTGCCCTCCCCCGACGAGCCCGGCGGCGACACCTGGAAGGGAGACACATGGAAGCTCGGTGGCGGATCGACCTGGATCACCGGCTCTTACGATCCGGAGCTGAACACGGTCTATTGGGGCGTCGGCAACCCCGGACCGTTCAACGCGGCGGTGCGTCCCGGCGACAATCTGTACACCTGCGCGGTGCTCGCGCTTGAACCGAAGACCGGCAAGATCAAATGGCATTACCAGTTCTCGCCGAACAATCCGTTCGACTATGATGCGGTCGCCGAGATGGTGCTCGCCGACCTCAATGTCGAGGGCAAGCCGACCAAGGTCCTGATGGATGCCAATCGAAACGGCTTCTTCTACGTGCTTGACCGCACCAACGGAAAACTGCTCGCGGCCAATCCCTATGTGAAGGTCAACTGGGCTTCCAGCATCGACATGAAAACCGGCCGCCCGGTCGAGACCGACGTCGTCAAGGATGCGCGCGAAGGCAAGAAGGTCGTGGTCTACCCGTCTATTCTGGGCGGCAAAAACTGGGAGCCGATGTCGTTCGATCCGCAGACCGGCCTTGCTTATGCCAATACGCTCTCAATCGGCGGCCACTACAAGACCGAGCCCGCGACATACAAGGCCGGCGAATGGTATGTGGGCATCGACCTGACGGACTTATGGGAATGGCCTCAGGGGCCGCGCGGCCACCTCACGGCCATCGATCCCATGACCGGGAAGGCAAAGTGGGAAGTGCCGAGCGATATCCCGCGCTTCTCCGGCGTGCTGTCGACCGCCGGCGGGGTCGTGTTCTCGGGCCAGCTCACCGGCGAGTTCGAAGCATTCGATGCCAGCGACGGCAAGAAATTGTGGCAGTTCCAGACCGGCTCCGGCATCGAGGGGCAGCCGGTGACGTGGCAGCAGGACGGCATCCAGTATGTCGCGGTGACCAGCGGCTATGGGGGTGTCTATTCGCTGTTTTCCGGCGACGAACGCCTCGCCAATATTCCGGCGGGTGGGTCGTTGTGGGTCTTCGCTGTAAAAACCCAGTAGGGTTTCGCGCATGATCGAGGGACGCTTCAGCTGGACGGCGGCGTATTTCGCCGCCGTCGCGACGACGGCAAGCGTGCTGGCGGCGACGCATCCCGCCATGGCGCAGCAAGATGCCGGCGGCGATCGGGCGCAGATCGACCAGGGCAAGGCGACCTACGCGGAGAAGTGTTCGCACTGCCATGGCCCAAACATGATCAATGCCGGCACGATCACGCCCGACCTGCGCAGGTTTCCGGACGACAAGCAGCGTTTCCTCACCACGGTGAAGCTGGGCAAGAGCGGCAAGATGCCGCCCTGGGGCGACCTGCTGAGCGATGACCAGATAGCTAGTCTGTGGGCTTATATTTCGAGCCAGAGGAAGCCATGAGAACCTGGCTCAAAGCATCGGGAGCGGCGGCTGCGTTGATCGCGGTCTTCACGATGCCGGCGGCCGCCGGCGGCGAGGTGCTGAAAGTCTGTCTCGACGAGGATCTGCCGCCGCTTTCGGCGCACCATCGCGGCGAGCCCGACAGCGGCTTCGATGTCGCGCTGGCGCAGGCCGTCGCAAGCAAGCTCGGCCGACCACTCAGCATCCAATGGTTCGGCAGCAAACTCGACGAGGATTCGAGCCCCGCGCTTGAAATCAATGCGTTGCTTTCGGACGGCCGCTGTTCCCTGGTCGGCGGCTACGCCTTGACGACGGACTCGCTGGTGGTGCCACGCGTCAAGACCGCGAAGCTGCCCGATTTCGAGGGCGCCACCGGCCCCGACCACAGGCGCCGCGTGCCGCTCGGCGTGCTTGCGCCGAGCCGGCCCTACATCTATTCGCCGCTGACCATCGTGCTTGGTCCCAAGGCGCACGACCGCCGCATCGGCGGCGTCGGCGACCTCGCAGGTCTCCGCATCGGCATCGAAAGCGGCACCGTTGCCGACGCGATCCTGATGACGTTCGGCAACGGGCGGCTGATCGACGACATCACGCATCTGGTCCCCGGCCGGGACGATCTTCTTGGTGCGCTGGAGCGTGGCGACTTCGACACTACGCTGCTCGACTTGCGCCGGTTCGATGCCTACCGCGCCGCCCATCCCGACACCCGGCTCGCGGCCTCCGGATATTTTTATCCGATCGGCGCCAATCGCGGCTATGTCGGCCTCGCCGACGACCCGGCTCTGCTCGCCGCGGTCGACAAGGCGCTCTCCGACTTGCAAGCCGCAGGAACCATCACGGAGCTCGGTCAGGCGGCCGGTCTCACCTATCTGCCGCCGCATGAGCCGGCGATCCTCGGCGACGCCATGATGAAGGTGCTTGGGAAGCAATGAGGCGCCGCTTGCCTGGTGCAGGCAGATTCTTGCGGGCATTGGCGGGATTTGCCGTCCGCGATTCACCGCGCCGCAATATCTTGGGTCCATGGTTCGCACGCGATGTGAAACCGGGATTGTTCCGCCATCATGAAGCCGCAAGAGTCCGCGCTGCAAGTGCGAGGGTTAACAAAGCGTTTTGACCGCCTCGCGGTCGATTCGCTCGATCTCACCGTCCGAACAGGGGAATTCTACGCGCTAGTCGGCCCCAACGGCGCCGGCAAGACCACGACGCTGCGCATGGTGGCCGGGCTCTCGCCGCCCGACGCCGGTTCGGTCGCGGTGTTCGGCATCGACGCCTTGAGCGATCCGGTCGCCGCCAAGCAGATGATGGCGTGGGTCTCGGATGAGCCGATGATCTACGACAAGCTGACGCCGCTGGAATACCTCGCCTTCGTCGCGGGGTTGTGGGGGATCGATCCCATCGTTTCGGAGCCTTCCGCGCACAATCTGCTGGTCTCGCTCGGACTCGAGCCGCATCTGCATGAACGCTGTGAAGGATTTTCCAAGGGCATGCGCCAGAAGGTGGCGCTGGCGGGAGCCTTGGTGCATGACCCCCGCCTGATCATCCTGGATGAACCCCTCACCGGCCTCGACGCGGTGTCCGCGCGTCACGTCAAGGGATTGCTCGGGGATCGCGTGCGCGCCGGCTGCACCATCATCATGACCACGCATATTCTGGAAGTGGCTGAACGCATGGCCGACCGGATCGGCGTGATCGCCTCGGGACGGCTGGTCGCCGAGGGAACACTCGCCGAACTGCGCCAGCAGAACGGGCACCACGATACCAGCCTCGAAGACCTGTTCATCGCGCTGGTCGATACCGAGGCCGTCGCCGCATGAGCTCCGCGGCGGCCCTTACCTGGTTTGCCCGGCACGAACTCCGGCTGGCGTGGCGCGAGTGGCTCGCGATGATGACGGCCGGCCGGCTGGGGCGAAAGCGCCGCGCGGTCATCGGGCTGGTTTTCCTTGCCGCGTTCATGCACCTGCCGGCCTATGCCGTGATCGGCCGCTTCGCCGGCCTGCAGGCGCCGCTCGACAAATCCAGCCTCATCGTGATGACAGCGACCATCTTCCTGGCCTGGGCCTTGATGCTGTCGCAGGCGATCGAATCGGTGACGCGGGTATTTTACGCCCGTGCCGATCTCGATCTGATCATGTCGTCGCCGGTGAAGCTGGCGAATGTGTTTTCGATCCGGATCGCCGCGATCGCGCTGTCGGTCATCGCGATGGCGTTGTTGTTGTCGACGCCCTTCGTCGACGTGCTCGTGATCGGCGGCGGTATCCGGTGGTTTTCCGCCTACGGCGTCGTAGCCGCGATCGGATTGTCGGCCGCGGCGGTCGCGATCGCGATCACCATTATACTGTTTCGGCTGATCGGCCCGAGCCGCACCCGGCTGGTCGCGCAAATTCTCGCGGCGATCATCGGCGCCGGTTTTGTGATTGCGCTGCAGATCGCCGCGATCCTGTCCACCGGCACGCTGTCGCGATTCGCGGTGCTGACCTCGGATGCCGCGGCAGCCTTCGCGCCTGACGCCGCGAGCATGATCTGGTGGCCGGCACGCGCGGCACTCGGCGACGGCGAGGCGCTGTTGCTGCTCTTGGCCTGTGGCCTCGTATTGCTCGGCGCGGTGATGGCGATCTTCTCCCCGCGGTTCGCCGACACCGTCGTCAGCATTTCTGCGAACGCCGCGCCGTCCAGAGGCTCGCGCACAACGGCGTTTCGCACCGGTTCGCGACAACAGGCGCTGCGCTGGAAGGAATTCGTCCTGCTGCGGCGCGATCCGTGGCTGGTGTCGCAGACCCTGATGCAGCTGCTTTATCTGGTGCCGCCGGCGCTGATGCTGTGGCGAAGCTTTTCCGACAGCTCTACCGCCATCGTGCTGATCACGCCTGTGATCGTGATGGCGGCGGGCCAACTCTCCGGCGGCCTCGCATGGCTGACGATATCGGGCGAAGACGCGGCCGACCTGGTGGCGACCGCGCCGCTGCCGCCTTCGCGCGTGATCCGCGCCAAGATCGAGGTGGTGCTGATCGCGATTGGCGCGATCTTCGCGCCGCTGGTCATAGCCCTGGTATTTGCCTCACCGCTGCAGGCGGCGGTGACCGCGTCAGGCGTTGCCATCGCCGCCGCCTCGGCCACTTCGATCCAGCTCTGGTTTCGGGTGCAGGCCCGGCGCAGCCAGTTTCGCCGCCGACAGACCTCGTCGCGGCTGGCGACCTTCGCGGAAGCCTTTTCCTCGATCGGATGGGCCGCGACTGCGGCCCTGGCGCTGGCGATCCCGATGGCCGCTGTCATCAGCGGCCTGATGACCACAGCCATATTGGCGGCGACCTGGAAGATCAGCCCGCGGCGGGGGTGAGGCGCCGGCTTGTTGTTTCCGATCGGTCCAGTCTCAGGCCACTTGAATGTAAGGAAATTCTGCCTTACATCTGGTTGAAATGAAGGTTCGATTTATGAGCACGCTTACCGTAACCGCCAAAGGGCAAGTTACCCTGCGCAAAGATCTTCTGAAACATCTGGGTGTCCACCCCGGGGAGAAAATTACCGTGGACAAGCTTCCTGACGGCCGGATCGAGGTGAAGGCCGTCCGGCCTAAGGGCAAGATTTCGGATGCTTTCGGCTTCCTGAAAAGGAAAAATGGCCCATCATTGTCGATTGAAGAAATGAACGAGATCGCTGCTCGAGGCTGGGCCGGTAAACGATGAAGATCACGGCCGACACCAATGTGTTTGTCCGAGCCGTTACCGAAGATCACGAGCACCAAAGCAGAGCCGCCCAAGCAGCTTTAAAAAAGGCGGAACTGGTGGCAATCCCGATATCCGCCCTCTGCGAATTGGTCTGGGTTCTGTCACAGGGTTACAAAGTACCGCTCTCCGAAATCGCGGAGGCGATCCGGCGCTTTATAAATGGCGCGAACGCCGTGGTGAACCGACCGGCGGCGGAAGCTGGACTGGCCATGCTGGATGCAGGCGGGGATTTTGCCGACGGCGTTATCGCCTATGAAGGAAATTGGCTCGGCGCTGATATCTTCGTCTCTTTCGACAAAAAAGCTGTGAAACTGATGGAAGCGCAAGGCGAATCCGCGCGGTTGCTATCGTAATGTCAAAAAGTGCTTCCGCGATTCTGCCTACGCCTTGATCAACTCCATCACGGCAGATGCGAACGCTTCCGGTTCTTCCTGCGGAAGATTATGGCCTGCGCGTGGAATGACGCGATGCGCGCGGGAGCCGGTAAACTTTGCCGCGGATGCGGTGCCGTCGGTTGCGGGGACAACTCCGTCGGCGTCGCCGTCCAGCGTGATGGCGGGCACTGTGATGGCAGGCAGCGCCGCCAGCCGGCGCTGCAGCTCGGCATATCGCGGATCGCCGTCGGCAAGGCCGAAGCGATGGCGATAACTGTGGATCACGACGTCGACATAATCGGGATTGTCGAACGACGCCGCCGTCCGCTCCAAGGTCGCCTCGTCGAAATGCCAGTTCGGCGACCATTGCTGCCATAAAATCCGGGCGATCTCGCGCCGGTTGGACGCAAGACCCGCACGGCCGCGCTCCAGTTGAAAATAATATTGATACCAGAGCGGGACCTCGCGCTCCGGCTTCGCCGGGACCATGGCCCTGGCGATATCCTGGATCAGATAGCCGTTCGCCGACACCAGTCCCGCGCAGCGGTCCGGCCACAACGCCGACGCCACGCAGGCGGCGCGTCCGCCCCAGTCATAACCGGCGAATACCGCGCGCTTGATACCAAGCGCATCCATCAGCGCGATTAGGTCGGCGCCGACAGCCGCCTGCTCTCCCGAGCGCGGCGTCGCCTGCTCACGGAAACGCGTCGGACCGTAACCGCGCAAATAGGGAACGATGGCGCGGCAACCCTGAGCCGCGAGCATCGGGGCGACGTCCACATAGGAGTGGATGTCGTAGGGGAAGCCGTGCAGCAGCATCACGACCGGTCCGTCGACAGGACCGGCCTCGTAATACGCAATATCGAGTACGCCGGCGTCGACGTGGCGCAGCGGTTCCAGGCGAAACGAAGAAGGTGCGCGTGGTGTCGCAGTAAACTCCATGGCTGTAACTCCCGATCTGGCCGCGGCCGGGAATGAGTGACCCGGCGGCCGCTCTGTTTGCCGAGTCTATCGTTTAAGTCACGCCGCGGCGAAGGGGAAAAATGCCGCCATGACGGCGATGGCGTTGCGCGATAAAGTGCCGGCGTTATCGGACACGGGCCCCGCCATGCTGCGATTGTTTTCCGCCGTCTTCGCCTTGCTCGCTTCGGTGGTCGCGCCGGCTGTCGCCCAGGAAGCTCCGCGCAGCAGCGAATGCCTGGCGATGTCCAATGCGCCGCCGCGCGCCACGCCGGTCAGCCTGCGCCAGGCTGCCGCGACCACCAACGAGGTCGCCATCACCTATGCCGGCCATTCGACCTATTACATCGACACGCCCGGCGGGCTGCGGATCGCGACCGATTTCAGCGGCACCTACACCGTGGGGCGGCTGCCCGACATCGTCACCATGAACCGCGCCCACAGCACGCACTACACGCTGTTCCCCGATCCCCGCATTCCCCATGTACTGCATGGCTGGGGCGACGACGGAGCACCTGAAAAAATCGCGCAACGCATCGGCGACGTGTATATCCGCAATGTGACGACCGACATCCGGCGCTATTTCGGTGAGGATTCCGGCGGCGAGATGATCAGGGATGGCAACTCGATCTTCATCTTCGAGGTCGCCGGCCTCTGCATCGGCCATCTCGGGCACCTCCATGTCAAGCTGGACGACAGCCAGTTCGCGGCGATCGGCCGGCTCGATATCGTGATGGTGCCGATCGACGGCACCTATACGATGTCGCTCAACGGTATTTCGGATATCACGCGGCGGCTGCGCGCCTCCGTGGTGCTGCCGATGCATCGCTTCATGACGCCGCTCGACGAATTCATGCGCCGGATCGGCCAGCAATTCACGATCGACGTGCGGAGCGAGCGAACGCTGACGATTTCGCGGGAAACGCTGCCGGGCACCCCGACAGTCATTATTCTCGACGGCGTTTGATGGCGTCGGCCCGCTATCCGCCCGGCAACTTGCCGACGCTGATCTCGATTGCCGAAAAATAAGCTGAGAGATCCTCGATGTCGGCGTCCGACAGCGAGGGAGCGACCACCGACATCGCGTCGTTCTTGCGTGCGCCGGATTTGAAGGCCTGCATCTGTGCGACGAGGTAGGGCTCCGGCTGGCCGGCGATGTTCGGCGCGTCCGGAACCTTGGACAGGCCGTCGAGGCCATGACATGCCTGGCACATCAGGGCCTTGGCACGGCCGGCCTTGACGTCGCCGGCGACGCACACGTTGCCGCAGGCCGCGAGAAGGGAAAGCGCTGCCAGTGAGCTGAGCAAAAGCTGTACCGCCTTGGGACGCGTAGACCTCACTTAAACCCTCACCGATTTGGACCCTGCAAGGCGTGATGGCCCCCTTTGACAGGGGGCCATCAGCCAGATCGTATATTACTTGCCGTCGTAAGATATCCGATAGAGCGCTCCGACCAGATCGTCCGAGACCAGCAGCGAACCATCGGGCAGCTGGGCCACATCGACCGGCCGACCCAGATAATAGCCGTTCTCGTTCCAGCCTTCGGCGAAAGGCTCGGATTTTCCTGCGACGTGGCCATCATCCTTGAGGAATGTCACCATCAGCCGAGCGCCGACCGGCACGGTTCGATTCCACGAGCCGTGCTGCGTCGAGAAGATCGCGCCCTGATATTTCTTCGGAAACATGCTGCCGGTGTAGAATATCAGGCCGAGGTCCGCCGCATGCGCAGCCTGTTCGACCTCCGGGAAAACTACATTGGCCGGCGGCGTATCGGCCTTGTATTCGTTGGTGCGCGTATGACCGCCGCCATACCATGGGAAGCCGAAATCCTGACCCGCATTGGCAATGCGATCCATTTCGCCCGGGGGCTGCTCGTCGCCCATGCCGTCGACCTGATTGTCGTTGGTCCAGAGCGACTTATCCTTTGGATTGAAGTCCATGCCGACCGGGTTGCGCAGTCCGACGGCATAGACTTCGCGGTTCTTGCCGTCACGATCCATGCGGATGATGCCGCCCATGCCGACTTTGCGGTACAGATCGAATTTGTCCTTGGCCGGAACGTTGTAGGGTTGGCCGAGCTGGATATACAGCTTGTTGTCGGGTCCGACCCGGCAAACGCGCGCGGTGTGATTATAGCTCTCCTCGGATTTCGGAATCAGATCGCCCTCCGGGACCACAGCCCCCGCGACAACGTCTGGGCTTTCATAGAAGAACTCCGCCGCGGCATATTCCAGCACGCGGTTCTGCTCGGCGATGTACAGGAACCCGTCCTTCGAGAAGCAAACGCCGTTGGGTATCTTCTTCGGCAGGGTCGGCGCGAACTCCTTCACGTCGTCGCCGACGCCGCCGCGCGATCGGTCGGTCACTACCCAGACTTTCGATTTGCGCGTGCCGACGAATGTCGCGACGCCCTGCGGGCCGACCGCGATATGACGGGCATCCGGCACCAGGGCGTAGAGAGAAATGTGGAAGCCCGGCGGCAACTTGATCTTGGTCAGGTTCTGCTTGACCTGATCGGCTTTCTGACCGGTCTGCGGGACTGCGGGCCAATCGGCGGTACTGCCCGTCTGATGCATTGCGCCCAACGTTTCGAGTGCGCTGGGCGCTGGTGGCGCCGGCTGCGCAGCAGCCGGCCACGCGGCCATGGTCAACAATGCCGCCGTCGTCTTCAAACGAAGCTTCATGAATAACCTCCCTGGAATGCCCCCAATTCTAACGGGTGGTCACCCGCTGTCAGGGGAATGCCGATATCAATGCGCCGGTCCGGACAATTGTCAAATGGCAGGCGTCATATGCGGCAGTCGATAGCGCCCCTGCGCCGCACCGCGATGCAGGCTGCGACGGTGCAGCATCCGACATTGTGGATCGTTGCCCATGCGAGGATCGCGCCGGCCTTCTGGCACGTTGCCCACGTTCGCGTTCTAGAGTGCGAGAAATTCGTCGGCGTCAGCATTCAACCGCTCGTGCCGGCCAATTGCCGTCCACCGCGCGTTTCAGAAAAACCGGCGGGGCCAGGCGCGAAGTCTCTCCTACTTGCGCGCCGCGCAGGCGTACATATTGATTTCCATGCCGACCGGCACTTCAACGATCTCGGGCGTTTTCCAGGCCATGACAGTCTCCTCCGTGTTGCGGTACGATCGCCGCTGAAAGGCTAAGGCCGCTTCGACGACGCGCAAGCTTTCGTCCCCGGGATCATGGGGCTTTGCGGGCGAGAACGGTTTTGCCAATAGTACGCAGGGGAGCGACGACCGATGGCCACCAGCACTGCCGCCGCATCGAAGAGCGGGCTCTATGCCGATCCGCGCCCGGACTGGCTCGCGCTGCGAAAAGAGGAAGTGATCGACCCGCAGCGCCCGATCGTCGATCCGCATCACCATTTGTGGGATCGCGGCGGCCAGCGCTATCTGATCGAGGAGATCACCGACGATATCGCCTCCGGGCACAATATTGTTGCAACCGTCTATGTCGAGGCCCGCTCGATGTACCGTGCCGGCGGGCCGGAAGCGTTGCGCCCCGTCGGCGAAGTCGAATTTGCCAATGGCGCCGCGGCGATGAGCGCGAGCGGCGGCTACGGTACCGCCTCGATCTGCGCCGGCATCGTCGGCCACGCCAATCTGCTGCTCGGCGAAGGCGCGCGCGCCGTTCTCGAAGCGGAAATGGCCGCCGGCAACGGCCGCTTCCGCGGCATCCGGCACTCGTCGCCGTGGGATGCCGATCCCGAGGTTGCCGGCATCTATGCGATGCGGCCGAAAGGCCTGCTGCTCGACGAGACCTTTCGCAAGGGCTTTGCCTGCCTCGCGCCGCTCGGCCTGAGCTTCGATGCGTGGCTGTATCATCCGCAGATCGGCGAGTTGGCCGATCTCGCGCGGATTTTCCCGGACACCAAAATCGTGCTCGACCATTGCGGCGGCCCGATCGGCCTCGGCGGCTATGCCAGCCGGCGTCAGGAAATTTTCACGGGGTGGAAGGCCTCGATCCAAGACATCGCGAAATGCCCCAATGTCGTCGTCAAGCTCGGCGGATTGGCGATGCGGCTGCTCGGCTATGATTTTCACGAACGCCCGGTGCCGCCATCGTCGGAAGACGTGGCGGCGGCGTGGCGTCCCTATATCGAGACCTGCATCGAGGCCTTCGGACCTGCGCGCTGCATGTTCGAGAGCAACTTTCCGCCCGACAAGGGCCAGTGCAGCTATCAGGTGATCTTCAACGCCTTCAAGCGCATCGCCGCGCCCTGCAGCGAGGCCGAGAAGACCGCGTTGTTCTCGAAGACGGCGACGGAGGTTTACCGGCTCAGGCTGAAGTGATGGCGGTGCCCGCGTTCAAATCGCGTAGATTCAACATTGATCGAATCGGTTCCTTCGCCTGGCCCCCTGGAACCTTTTGACCCCTCCACCTCTTATTTCTTGCTCCGCTACGGAAGCATAGGCGCGGCGCGCTTGGCGTTGGTCGAGGAATTGAATTGAAGAAAGGCAGCAAACTTCCCCAGACGACCAAAACGCGCGACGAGCAGCCGCACGCCAAACAGGGGAACAAGCAGATCACCGAAAAGGAAGCCGGCGACGTCGAGGAGATGTCGAGCCCGCGCACGCCGGTGATCTACGAAATCGTGCGCCGGCTCGGCGACGAGGAGATGGACCGGCCGATCACCTCGTTGTGGTGGTCGGGGGTGGCCGCCGGACTTTCGATCAGCTTCTCGCTGCTGGCGCAGGCCGTCTTGCAGTCGCACCTGCCGGAAGCCTCGTGGACGCATCTTGTCACCAGCTTCGGCTATTCCGTGGGGTTCGTGATGGTGGTGTTGTCCCGGCAGCAGCTTTTCACCGAGATTACCGTCACCGCGGTGTTGCCTGTCATGGCCAACCTCACGTTGGCCAGTCTCTGGCGGCTCGGCCGGCTCTGGAGCGTGGTCCTGGTTGCGAACATGGCCGGCACGTTCGCCGCGGCGTTGCTGTGCACCTTCACCCCTGTACTGACACCGGAACTGAAAGCGGCGGTGCTCGATATCGCCGGTCAGATCACCAACCATACCTGGATGGAAATGATGGTGCGTGCAATCGCATCCGGATTTCTGATCGCGACCATGGTCTGGCTGATTCCGAGCGCCGAAGCCGCCCAATTCCACGTCATCGTCATCATCACCTATTTGATCGCGGCGGCAGGATTCATGCACATTGTCGCGGGCAGCGTGGAGGCGTTTTTTCTGGTGCTGAACGGACATCTCGGTGTCCTGCCGATGGTGACGGACTTCTTCGTCCCGGTTCTCATCGGCAATATCATCGGCGGCACCGCGCTGTTTGCGCTGATCGCCTATGCGCAGGTCATGAAAGAGATATGAGCGCCGACGGACCGCAACGCAAATCCCAGCAGAACCGGCTGGGTTTTGCGACAGAACGCAAGCTTCCGCGGCTAAGGACCTGTCAGGCCCACTCGCCCTTGCGGAAGACGGGGACCCTCCTGCCGTCGGCGTGAACGCCGTCGATGTCGATCTTGTCCGAACCGATCATCCAGTCGATGTGGATCAGGCTCTTGTTGCCGCCCTGCGCCGCGATCTGCTCGGGCGTCAGCTTGTCGCCATCGACGAAGCATTTCGAATAGCATTGGCCGAGCGCGATGTGGCAGGCCGCGTTCTCGTCGAACAGCGTATTGAAGAACAACAGTCCGCTCTTCGAGATCGGCGAGGAATGCGGCACCAGCGCCACTTCGCCGAGACGCCGCGCGCCCTCGTCGGTGTCGAGGACCTTGTTGAGGACTTCCTCGCCGCGCGTGGCCTTGGCCTCGACGATGCGTCCTTGCTCGAACCGCACCGCGATGCCGTCGATCAGCGAGCCCTGGTAGGACAGCGGCTTGGAACTGACGACGTGTCCTTCCACCCGCCTTGCATGCGGCGTGGTGAACACTTCCTCGGTCGGGATATTGGCGTTGCAGGTGATTCCGTTTTTGGCGGTGGAGGCGCCGCCTTCCCATTCGTGACCGTCCGCCAGCCCGATCGTGAGATCCGTGTCAGGTCCGGAATAATGCAGCGCCCTGAATCGCTGGCCGTTCAGCCATTCGGTGCGGCTGCGCAGGGTCGCGTTATGCTTCTGCCACGCCGCGACGGGGTGATCGATATCGACGCGTGAGGCAGCGAAGATCGCGTCGGCAAGCTTTGCCACTGCGACATCCTCTTCGTCTCCCGAAAACACCCGCTTCGCCCATGAAGCGCTCGGATAGGCGATGATGTTCCAGTTGATATCGAAGTTGACGATCCTTTCCAG is part of the Bradyrhizobium erythrophlei genome and encodes:
- a CDS encoding aminopeptidase, whose amino-acid sequence is MTIHERSISAPIDPVKLDRLAEVAIKVGLQLKPGQDLLLTAPTVALPLVRKIAEHAYRAGAGLVTPILSDEAVTLARYRFAPDDSFDRAAGWLYEGMSKAFATNTARLAIVGDDPMLLAGEDPAKVARASKANSIAYKPALERIVNFDINWNIIAYPSASWAKRVFSGDEEDVAVAKLADAIFAASRVDIDHPVAAWQKHNATLRSRTEWLNGQRFRALHYSGPDTDLTIGLADGHEWEGGASTAKNGITCNANIPTEEVFTTPHARRVEGHVVSSKPLSYQGSLIDGIAVRFEQGRIVEAKATRGEEVLNKVLDTDEGARRLGEVALVPHSSPISKSGLLFFNTLFDENAACHIALGQCYSKCFVDGDKLTPEQIAAQGGNKSLIHIDWMIGSDKIDIDGVHADGRRVPVFRKGEWA
- a CDS encoding formate/nitrite transporter family protein, whose translation is MKKGSKLPQTTKTRDEQPHAKQGNKQITEKEAGDVEEMSSPRTPVIYEIVRRLGDEEMDRPITSLWWSGVAAGLSISFSLLAQAVLQSHLPEASWTHLVTSFGYSVGFVMVVLSRQQLFTEITVTAVLPVMANLTLASLWRLGRLWSVVLVANMAGTFAAALLCTFTPVLTPELKAAVLDIAGQITNHTWMEMMVRAIASGFLIATMVWLIPSAEAAQFHVIVIITYLIAAAGFMHIVAGSVEAFFLVLNGHLGVLPMVTDFFVPVLIGNIIGGTALFALIAYAQVMKEI